The window CAAAGCCTCCAATGCTGCGGATTTGGAGCAGCACCGTCTTGTTTGCCGCTTCGATGATAAGAGCGGATCGGGAGGCGGTGGTGGCAGTAGCGTGCACGGAACGAAGTCTGATTGCGCCAGCAAAGCCAGCAAAACTAGTGTAGATTGCAAGAAATCCGGCTTGGTAggcatttatttaaatatttcattacatacatttgattttgattttttcttttctgaaGAAATCCCGAGATCCAGCTGAGGCAATGGCACGACAGCTGGCATTTACCCAGAACCTACAGTATGTGACGCTGGCCCTACTCCTACTGCTCTTTGCCGGATTTGGATTTCTGATGTACCAACAGCTTGGACATCACGGCTCCACTTGTGGCCATCATAGCTCCCATGGCCACAAATCGACGGCGTATACTTGTCCCAAgcgaaaataatatttactttcTCCGTGTAATATGACCAGGCCGGAGTCGAACGATGTGGATCtcgacaacaacaacgaggATTATAAGCAGCAAcagaacagcaacagcaaccatGTCTGCCGTGAGCTGGAGAATTGCGCCTGCGCTCTTGACTTGATGAATCTGGGGCTAGAGTGCGACCTGGTGGATGGTGATGGCGAATGTCTGGAGGCACTCATCCAGGCGCAGCTGCAGCTGTGTCGCAGCTGCCTAGGCGGCGGTGATCGACAGCTGGGCGGCGTTGCTGCCGGCGGCCATCTGCTCGGCTTGATCGCCTTCGCTAGGAAGCTAATGCGTCTCGCCCTCTCGTTGTCTTTGTTGTTCGGCATCTTGTTTGTAAGCTTCTACCTGGGCAGCAACTATGGCGGTAATACCACcgtcaccaccaccaccacgtcGCTAGCCACTGTCGACTCGGGTGCCAGAGGCAGTAGTAGCCAGCAACCGTGTTTCTATACCTAATAATGCCAAATCCCAGACCTGGTGGGTCGATTTGCGAGAATGCAATTGTAGTACAATTCGTCCACaacgaaaatattttaagccAGGTGTTTTAGTTAACTTATCAAAATGGTATGCAGTACTTCTGACCTGGATTTTACCTTTAGATCAAAAAGGCGCTCGCCGTTCGTCGCCGTTTCCTCTCGGGAATTATACTCGGATTAGTATCAACCAAATCGACCCAccctaaaaatatatatacgtatttatatatatacgtCTTCAGATGAATAGAAAATTAAAGATTTCGTGTTTCATGGTTCGCTCTGCTTCAGTTCAGCCCAGCCCTGCCCATCCCAGACCCCCACTTTCGTAGCTCGTTGTCGTCGGTTATCTCCCAAAATTCCTCCCCGCCTGAGCCAAGAATTTAATCGTAAACTGTGTGTGAGTAGGATATGTCTTTTGTATAAACAATTGTCGGATTAAAGTTGATTAGTTTGTAAATATACACTGAAATTGTTTCAATTTGtgttcaaataaaaaatatatatatcttcaAACATAAgcaatttatataaattggCCAGAACAATTGGCATTGGTAAGATATAAACGAGAAAATTATATCAAATGAATAAAGAACATAATATATTTTGCAGACGGTCAGCTAACGTCCAGCTCAGTTCAAAAAATCCCAGACTAATGGGTAATAAACAATATTTGGACTTATGTTACGAATTTTGGAACATGAGTAAGAATTCCTTAAGAAATGTAGTAGTAGTAAGCGTAGAAGAGCAGCAAATCGCTACCAAAAACAAAGCATCCATGGTCAACTTTAAAGTTTTTACTTAAACTTATTTACGCTTTCTTTCCCTTCTTAGCAGCTGGCTTGCCGGCCTTGCCACTTTTCTCCGCTTTTGGTTCCGGTTTGTCCTCCTTTTTATTCTCATCCGACTCCTTGACTGTGTCGGCAGTCTTTTCCTTTTTACTGCTGCCACCGGACGGAGAGGCCGGCACGTTCTCCTTCTGCTCCTTCTTGGCATCCTGCTCGTCCTGGAACAAGAAGATCGCATGCTGACCACCGCCCGTGGCTAACAGAGCACGTCTGTTCTGTGTATTTTTACTGGAGACCACCACCGGCTCCCACTCGTCGTCACCGTCGCCTACTCCCAACTGGTTGCTGGTACCAATGCCCCAGGAGTACAACTTTCCGTTTTCTGCCACAGCATACGAACAGGACTCGCCGCCACCGACATAGACGATCTTGTCACTTAGCTTGTCGAGAGCAGTCAGCTTGGTCACATCCTCCGTCAGTTGGCCAAGGCCCAGGCGTCCGTAATTGTGCCGACCAATCACCGAGCATTTAAGATCGTTACCCAGCAGTATGGTATGGTGAGCGCCACCAGAAATCTGCCGAATATTCTGAAAATCGGTTTTCACGGGCGTCAGCACGCGCTCAATGTCCTTAGGATGGGCCACCTGCTTGTAGTTGTTCAGGCCAAAAGCCCAGGTGATTTCGGTTCGCGACTCCCGCAAGAAGGTGCAATAGTTGGTCGTCCAGATGGTATCGAAGGGCCTAGTCCGAGGGATGATTAGCTGGTCGGGTCGGAGCAAGTCTCGCTTACCACGGCGGCCTGAAAGATGAAATTTGGTTAATACAGGGGCTAGAACATTAAAACAATGATTCTGACTCACCCTCGCCGGAAACGGAACGCTCAGAGATGCGGCCCAGCTGACCCTGCTCGGCGCATCCAACGGTGTACACCTTGCCCCCATTGGTAAGTATTACCAAATGATCGGCTCCGGAGGAAATACTGCAGCACACAGTACCCTCCAGAAGATTAATCGGCGTCCGCTTGTTGCCGTCCATCGTCAGGCCCATGTTGCCGTGCGAGTCTCTGAAAGAGCCCCAGGCATAGACGCTGCCGTCCTCCATCAAGCAAGCCGAGTGCGAGTCTCCCGCTGACACAGAAACCGCCTTCTTGGGCAAATCTATCTTGCCCGGCTGAGCTTCGCTGCCCTCTTCACTGGTGTCGCGTCCCAAGGCGCCCTCGTCGTTGCAGCCGAATGAGTAGATCTCTCCGTTTTTTGTGAGCACAAGGTTGTGCATGCCGCCGGCGCACACATCCACTGGATCCGGAATTCCCTGCACCTCGGATAGGCGCTTCCGCTCAAGAACATCCTCACCGAGGCCAAGTTGCCCGGTGTCTCCGGTGCCGCAGACAAGGACTTTGCCGACCGTTTGCCGCCGTTCCGGCACCTCCAGCCGGAAAGCAATGCGTGCACGCTTCGCTGGAACGGCTTCATTCTCGGTGGCATTGCTGTTGTCCTTCAGAGCCTTGCGACGCGGCATTTTTCTTGCTGTTTGATGTTTTAGTCTCTGTAACTGAAGATGCGTTCTTTAATACCAACAAATATAAGGTTATGGCACACCGGTACTTACAATCGCAATGTAACAACACGCTTGGCTTGTTTTTTTAGAAGGTAATGGCACTTTCGGCGGCGGTGGCGATTCTACGGTGGTTTTTAGCGGAGTGAAAACCAAATAGCATCCGGAAGAGACCTGGGTTTTTACCTAGGCCAGAAAATGCGCGGGAAAAGGGTGGCAGATGGTGTTGGGTGGTGTTGGGAAATTTTTATCGGACGATTTATTTGAGGAACGGAACAGTGGAATATCAGTCACAAATATCGCAATGTTCCCtgatatcgatattttttgtGGTACTATCGATGTTTTAGTAAAATAAAGTAacagtttatatttttttttaaactttatgaTAAGTTTAAATAATATGTTAAATACAAAACATTAAacgtaatttatttttagcaaaaaaacATCGATGACATTGATGTTGTCATCGATATTTCCACTTCTAGTTACTATCACAGAGTGGAATTCGTAATTTCGAAAGTGCTCCGGAAAAACCGGACCTCCACCTTGATTTGGACCACTTGGCGCTCGCTAAAAGTCTTGCAAAATGTCTATCAATCTGCGCACCGTTTACGCCTTTGCCCGGGAAATGTACCCCAAGGTGTCTACGGAACACGTTCAATACGGAACAGCTGGCTTTCGCGGCAAGTAAGTGACTTAATTAGTCGAATTAATTATTATGGTAACACCAGCCGCCCGCCCACACCCACTGCACACGTTGGCCAACCAACCgcgtttgtttgtttggtcGGCATGTCCCTATAAAATGATATTGCGTGCACCGTGATGTCGgaatttggtttatttttagatGTTGTTCACCTTTTATCAACGAGCATGCCCTTCTCTTTGAGGTATGGGCGGGACATGCATGTGCATCGGAGGCCtgcagacacacacacatgcatgGGAACAGTCGGGGTCAATGAAATAGTCCAGTTACTGCAGTTAAAGTTATATAGATTTTCCTTATTATTAGTTATAGGGACATGTAGAATTCTAAACCAGTTCTTAGAGGCCACTTTCTGTATTTTAGATAAAATGATAATGTTTGCTCagcaaataaaaactaaaatgaaTCATTCAACTTTCAAGAAGTACCTACAATCATTATTAGTAAAGGTtcttatctttaaaaattgttgTCAAGTTCGCTATATCATCAGAAAGATAAAAAAAGGGTGCAACTGCAAAATGGCAATATCTTCCAAAGAAtcaaatataaacataaattaataatattattttaaaatttaatttttagagCCGAGTTCCTGGACAGTGTGATGTTCCGCATGGGTGTCCTGGCCACTTTGCGCTCTCGGTTTCGCGGAGGAGCTGTTATCGGTGTAATGATAACAGCATCTCACAATCCGGAGCCAGATAACGGAGTGAAACTAGTCGACCCGAAGGGCGAGATGCTGGAGGCCAGctgggagtccatcgccacCGACCTAGTCAACGTCAGCGATCAGGAACTGGAGCAACAGGTGGCGAAGATCATCAAAGAGAACAACATCGACGTGACGACGAGTTCCCAGGTATTCGTGGGCATGGACAACAGATACCACAGTCCCCGATTGCTGAAAGCGGTCGCCGATGGAGTGATAGCCCTGAAGGGAAACGTCAAGGAATACGGCATCGTGACCACGCCCATGCTGCACTATTTCGTGGTGGCGGCAAACACAAAGGAGGCCTACGGGAAACCCACGGAGGAGGGCTACTACGAGAAGCTGATTACCGCCTTCGAGCTGTTGCGAAACGGGCGCCTGGAGAACGGAAATTATCGAAACAACATTGTCTTCGACGGCGCCAATGGAGTGGGTGCCCGCAAAATGCTGCAGTTCCTCAAGCGCATGAAAAACTCATTGAATGTGACTGTCATTAACCAGGGCATCGGGCCCGGGAAGATCAACGACGAGTGCGGTGCGGACTATGTCAAGGTCCAGCAGCGACCGCCGAAATCCATGCCTGAGGCTGAACCCTTCACGCGCTGTGTGAGCGTGGACGGCGATGCCGACCGGGTAGTCTACTTCTTCAGCAACGGCAAAGGCGAATTCCAGCTGTTGGACGGCGATCGCATTGCGACTTTGGTTGCTGGATTTCTAGTGGAACTCGTTACACAAGCCGACATCGATTTGAGGCTGGGACTAGTCCAAACCGCTTACGCGAACGGAGCGTCAACGGACTACATTGTGGACGAGCTCAAGTTCCCCGTTTCTTGTGTTCCCACGGGAGTGAAGCACCTGCATCACAAGGCTTTGGAGTACGACATCGGTGTTTACTTCGAGGCCAATGGCCACGGGACGATTGTGTTCAGCGATAATGCGAAGGCCACGATTGCCAAGGCAGCCGAATCGAAACCCAGTGCGAAGACGTTGCTGCTCCTCATCGATTTGATCAACGAGACCGTCGGCGATGCCATCTCCGACATGCTCCTGGTTGAGACGATACTGAACCATAAGGGATGGGACGTCAAGGACTGGATCGCCACCTACAACGACCTGCCCAACCGACAGCTGAAGGTTAAGGTGCAGGATCGAAACGTGATCGAGACGACGGACGCTgagcgtgtgtgtgtgaagcCGGAGGGTCTGCAGGCGGAAATCAACAAGGTGGTGGCCAACTACAAGCGGGGACGCGCCTTTGTCCGGCCCTCAGGCACTGAGGATGTGGTGCGAGTTTATGCAGAGGCCGTCACCAAGGAGGTACGTTTACTTATCAGCTTCTAAGTtctgtattttaatttaatttttcgtattttttcaGGATACGGATAACCTCGCATATGAAGTAGGAATCCTAGTCCAGAAACTGGCCGGCGGGGTCGGACCGGAGTTGACGAAGCCGAGCAGTGCCCATCTTTAATAGAAAACGCCCCAACCTCAAGGGAACGATCTGACACACGTCTTGAGCAATAAATCTCTGTACTCTAAGGTGCTCAATAACTTACGCGTAATTGTACTTGCCTAATTGCATTTATACTGTAACTGTTTACTGTCTTGTGTGTTCTAAAGATGTGTTCTGAAATGTGTTTTACCAGTAAATATAatgctttttttaaataatgtgTCAGAATTCTTTATTGGCTTACaataatttcaaataaattcaGTTATTTCAATTAGGTAtcgaaattttaaaaaactttctttAATTAGTGACGTTTATCGATAGTTTGGCCTACGATATGTGCACGCCCTTtcgattattattttttgtgtaaatATCGATTGCCCTGCCTAACACCCGATGTTTCTCCATCTCTAATTGTCTCGTCACCAACTTTAATCTGATGCAATTTTGCTATTGCTTGAATTAAATTAGATATTTTCGAACAGTATAAATACTTAGGCCAGAACACAATGGAGGAGGACGTGAGTATAAAAATCCAACTAAAAACCAACAAACGCGACTTGAATCTGCTAgaaaacatacatacatttgTCGGTACATGTGCGAAGgtgtatacatatgtatgtgtgtgtatttacAACTGGCTAAGAAATAATTGAGGTTATGTTGGCCTGGCCCAAATGCCTAATTTCTAAATATTTCGCTTTTTTAACAGGGTTTTGATCCCACTCTGctgaaaaagaagaagaagaagaagactACCTTCGACCTGGACGCTGCATTGGGACTGGAGGACGACAGCAAGAAGGAGGAGGCCAAAAATGAGGGAGCCGCAGAGACTGGAGCAGCCGAGCTAGAGGACAATCTTGACTTGGAGAGCTTtggcaagaaaaagaaaaagaagaagaagcccTTCAACATGGACGAGATCGAGGCTGCAGTTCCCAGCTTTGGTGGCGATGATGCGGCCGCCGCCGAGGAGCCAGAGGAGGAGGAAATCAACTTGGACATGGACTTCTCCATGgcgaaaaagaagaagaagcggCAAAAGAAGGACCTGGACGAGCTGTTTGCCGACAAACTTGACGACGACAAGACGGACGACAAAGAGAATGGTGGGTGGAACAATACTTGTTTTCTTCAATCGAACTCTCTTATCTTTGGTGCACTTTTATTTCATGATCGCTTTGTTTCTTACAGTAGAAGACAATAGTTCTACCTGGGCTGGTTCCGATCGCGACTACACATATGACGAGTTGCTTAAGCGCGTCTTCGAAATCATTCTCGACAAGAACCCGGACATGGCCGCGGGTCGAAAGCCGAAGTTTGTGATGCGTCCGCCTCAAGTGCTGCGCGTGGGCACCAAGAAGACCTCCTTCGCCAACTTCATGGACATTGCGAAAACCCTGCATCGCCTGCCCAAACATTTGCTCGATTTCCTGCTGGCTGAGTTGGGTACCAGTGGCTCCATGGACGGCAATCAACAGCTGATCATCAAGGGCCGTTTCCAGCCCAAGCAGATCGAGAACGTGCTGCGTCGCTACATTAAGGAGTATGTCACCTGTCACACCTGCCGCTCCCCCGAGACGATACTGCAAAAGGACACTCGTCTGTTCTTCCTGCAATGCGAGTCCTGTGGCTCCCGCTGCTCTGTGGCCAGCATCAAGTCAGGTTTCCAGGCTGTTACCGGCAAGCGTGCCGCCATCCGAGCAAAAACAACCTAAATTCTCTATATATTTAAAGCTTGATTTTTTATTACCTgtaaaatttcaatacaaGGAAAAACTTATATTATTactaatataatttattagtTATTTGGTTGAACTTTTTCGTGCCATTCAATGAGGTGATCGGCGAACCCAATCTCCAGTTCCCGGCATTTGTTTTGGTCTATGACAAAGGAGAACACATCCAAGCCCACGGTTTCCCTGAATATATTCGGTTTTCCCCGCAGGCAGACGTAGATACCTCTTTTGATAAGCGTGGGATCGGTATACTCATTGACCGCCTCCAAAAGCCGGAGCAAGCATGCCGATATGTCCTTGTATTTCTCGTAGGATCCCACTGCTCGGGCCTCGTTGGCCAGACTGGCCATAGCTGCTCGCTTGGCTGTGTTTTTGGGAAAACTCGCTTCTAGACAGCCTGTGCCGTCGTCGATTAAATACTTGTAGAATGAATTGTTGTGATTCCCATGTCCAACCACCAGGGCATAGACGATGCAGGTGCTAAAATGGATTGCATCCAACCGATGGTTCGCAGTCAGGAAGACCTTTTCTCTTTCTGGACAACTTGTGACTCGAAGTAGATGTCGTAAGATTAGGGGTACGTTTTCATGAACGGCTGGTCCTGGCTTCGAAAAGTCAGCCTTTTTGGCGTTCTTGCGGACAATGAAGTTGTCCAGGCGCTCCTCGACATCCACAATAGATCCATTTAGggacatttaaataaaaatattggactTTCCGGTCAAAAAGGATGATGAAATAATTTGATGTTCAAAGTCAGAAATAACGCCAgagtataaaataataaagtacTGATGTGAAATAGTTAGGGgcttataatttataatttatacagcgtgttctttttatatttataataatgtaAACGATTTTCGCaagattttgtttttatttatccCGCGACCTAAACAAACTAGGTGTTGGAAAATGTCCAAACCTTTGGAACACTTCCAGAACCTTAAAAGGTTTTGAAACAtgctaaaatatttatttcaccACCACTAAGTGGCATCTCCAAATAAGTGTCACCTCTTGAGTCTTTTTTCACAGCTTGTGAAATTCAGAAAAAGTACACTTTGGTTCAAAACTACCGAGGAATATCGAAGGATCCTTTGATTGGAATGTCTGGTGGCCCCTCCATAACGCTAAAAAGCCAGCCGATCGATGGTAACAACACCGGGAATGCTGCGGCCCAACAACAAGCTGCAGCAGCAAATGGCGCATCGGGATCTGGTTCTTCTGGCACCCCAAATGGGAGTGGAACTGGTGCAGGAACGGGGGCGGGAGCTAGCAATGCTCCAGCCGAGGGCACACGCCAGAACAGCCTGCAGCGAATCCAGCAGAGGAAGCAAAAGGTCTTCAACCTACCCGTGCCCCAGAAGCTGGCCAAGCTATCGATGTACTCCGCTTGCCAGGCCGAAGGATGCCGCTGCACTGGCTGGAAGACGCCCCAGGAGAATCGCCATCGCGACGTAGAGTCATCGTACTGTCCCGAGTTTAACGAGGAGTGCCGCAACTCCAGTTGTCGCCACTCCTTGCGAACCCATATCGCCCATTTGGATAATATTTCCAGTTCCAATATGGATGAGCTGCTGGGTGCCATTATCGACATGGAGAACCTGTTCATGTCGATGCAGCGCGTTGAGGACGAGGACACCAAGAAGGTCTACTTGTATCTGTTTCGGCTGCTCCGCCAGTGCGTCCTAACCCGCCAACAGGCTGTAATTCGAGGACCTCTGGGGGATCCGCCATTCGAGTCGCCCTGTATCACCAAGGCGGTGCTCTCGCTGGTCTTCTACAAGTACAACCACCTCAGTCCGACGGAGCTGCAAACCATGACCGAGGTGGCCAAGACTTTTCTCAACTTCCTGAATCACTACAACTTTGAGTCGCCTTCAACCCGCAGGGGCGACCTGACCCACGAGGACGCCTCCAACTACAAGATCAACTACACCCGCTGGCTGGTATTCTGCCACGTTCCTGCCTTCTGCAACTCTCTGCGTCAGTTCGAAACGTCCCTGGTGTTCGGACGAACCCTGCTGCGCACCGTTTATCAGTACATGTCGCAGCAGCTGAAAAAGAAGTGCATCTCGGAGCGCGACCGCTTCCCGGAGGATAAGCGGTCCATTATCACGCAGATGCCCAAGTTTTTGGAGGCATTGCGGGCTGAACTGCTCAAGGATGATTCTCCCATCTGGGATCCAAACTACCGCCCGCCAAATTCGTTCGTCATCCAGCAGCGGAAGCGGCATCAGGAGGTGACGCCTTCTGTGGCCGGCGTCAGTGCTGTCTCGCTGGGAACCAGTAAGCGTTCCAGCGTGGGCGAACCTCTCCACAAGCGGCCAAAGAAGGAATCACTCGAGCGGAGCACCACAAGGTATGTCTCTATGATCTTTACTATTATTCCGAACTAAGCCTCTTCCTTTAGTGAGAGTGTGGATGACCTGCCCACCGATGTGGTTATGCGTGCCATGAAATCGGTATCGGAATCAAAGACAACCAACAAGTCGGAGATACTCTTCCCCGTGAATGTGTCCCGGGACGAAAACGTGAAGGCCGAGGAGCAGAAGCGCGCCATTGAGTTCCATGTGGTGGGCAACTCGCTGACCAAGCCAGTGGACAAGCAGACGGAGCTGTGGCTTTTGGGCCTGCAACTGGTGTTTGCGTACCAACTGCCCGAGATGCCACGCGAGTACATCAGCCAGCTGGTCTTCGACACCAAGCACAAGACCCTGGCCCTGATCAAGGAGAATCAGCCCATCGGTGGCATTTGCTTCCGCCCCTTTCCATCGCAGGGCTTCACCGAGATCGTATTCTGTGCCGTGACCATGTCGGAGCAGGTGAAGGGGTATGGAACGCATCTGATGAACCACCTGAAGGACTACAGCATCCAGCGAGGCATTAAGCATTTGTTGACATTTGCCGACTGCGACGCCATCGGGTACTTTAAGAAGCAGGGATTCTCCAAGGACATCAAGCTGGCTCGTCCCGTCTATGCGGGCTACATCAAGGAGTACGACAGCGCCACTCTGATGCATTGTGAACTGCATCCGAGCATAGTGAACACCCAGTTCATTGCCGGTAAGGTTATACTTTCAATTGTGTGGGAGAGACTCCCCTAATCGAATCCCTTCCAGTGATTCGCAACCAGAGCGAGATTCTCAAGGAGCTCATAGCCCAGCGCCACAATGAAGTCCAGAAAGTCAGGCCGGGATTGACATGCTTCAAGGAGGGTCTGCCATCGATTCCTGTCGAGTCGATTCCCGGGCTACGGGAAATCGGTTGGAAGCCACAAGTGCGTCCAGCGAGATCTTCGCGACCCCTGGAGGAGTCATCCGATCCCGAGAAGCTGGCTACTTCTTTTGCATCCGTGTTGCAGTCCGTGCGCCAACACACCACAGCCTGGCCCTTCCTGCGACCAGTGACTGCCGCGGAAGTGCCGGACTACTATGATCACATCAAGTATCCGATGGATCTGAAAACCATGGGGGAACGGCTGAAGAAAGGGTATTACCAGACGCGCCGCCTGTTCATGGCGGATATGGCgcgtatatttttaaactgtCGGTTCTACAACTCGCCCGACACGGAGTATTATCGGTGCGCCAACTCCCTGGAGCGTTACTACCAAACGAAAATGCGCGAATTGGGACTCTGGGACAAATGATGCAGTGATCCGGAGGGTCAATGtgtaaattatatatttaatccATGAAGGAGGGATGTTTTTTCTCTAATTTATTCTAGTTTCCTGCGACAAAAGACAAGTGTGAAGTATTCCGTAAAACTGAAATTGGAGTTTAGATTCATGAAACTTTCGTCTTATACT of the Drosophila ananassae strain 14024-0371.13 chromosome 2R, ASM1763931v2, whole genome shotgun sequence genome contains:
- the LOC6506643 gene encoding eukaryotic translation initiation factor 2 subunit 2 isoform X3 encodes the protein MEEDGFDPTLLKKKKKKKTTFDLDAALGLEDDSKKEEAKNEGAAETGAAELEDNLDLESFGKKKKKKKKPFNMDEIEAAVPSFGGDDAAAAEEPEEEEINLDMDFSMAKKKKKRQKKDLDELFADKLDDDKTDDKENEDNSSTWAGSDRDYTYDELLKRVFEIILDKNPDMAAGRKPKFVMRPPQVLRVGTKKTSFANFMDIAKTLHRLPKHLLDFLLAELGTSGSMDGNQQLIIKGRFQPKQIENVLRRYIKEYVTCHTCRSPETILQKDTRLFFLQCESCGSRCSVASIKSGFQAVTGKRAAIRAKTT
- the LOC6506642 gene encoding phosphoacetylglucosamine mutase — protein: MSINLRTVYAFAREMYPKVSTEHVQYGTAGFRGKAEFLDSVMFRMGVLATLRSRFRGGAVIGVMITASHNPEPDNGVKLVDPKGEMLEASWESIATDLVNVSDQELEQQVAKIIKENNIDVTTSSQVFVGMDNRYHSPRLLKAVADGVIALKGNVKEYGIVTTPMLHYFVVAANTKEAYGKPTEEGYYEKLITAFELLRNGRLENGNYRNNIVFDGANGVGARKMLQFLKRMKNSLNVTVINQGIGPGKINDECGADYVKVQQRPPKSMPEAEPFTRCVSVDGDADRVVYFFSNGKGEFQLLDGDRIATLVAGFLVELVTQADIDLRLGLVQTAYANGASTDYIVDELKFPVSCVPTGVKHLHHKALEYDIGVYFEANGHGTIVFSDNAKATIAKAAESKPSAKTLLLLIDLINETVGDAISDMLLVETILNHKGWDVKDWIATYNDLPNRQLKVKVQDRNVIETTDAERVCVKPEGLQAEINKVVANYKRGRAFVRPSGTEDVVRVYAEAVTKEDTDNLAYEVGILVQKLAGGVGPELTKPSSAHL
- the LOC6493303 gene encoding regulator of chromosome condensation; amino-acid sequence: MPRRKALKDNSNATENEAVPAKRARIAFRLEVPERRQTVGKVLVCGTGDTGQLGLGEDVLERKRLSEVQGIPDPVDVCAGGMHNLVLTKNGEIYSFGCNDEGALGRDTSEEGSEAQPGKIDLPKKAVSVSAGDSHSACLMEDGSVYAWGSFRDSHGNMGLTMDGNKRTPINLLEGTVCCSISSGADHLVILTNGGKVYTVGCAEQGQLGRISERSVSGEGRRGKRDLLRPDQLIIPRTRPFDTIWTTNYCTFLRESRTEITWAFGLNNYKQVAHPKDIERVLTPVKTDFQNIRQISGGAHHTILLGNDLKCSVIGRHNYGRLGLGQLTEDVTKLTALDKLSDKIVYVGGGESCSYAVAENGKLYSWGIGTSNQLGVGDGDDEWEPVVVSSKNTQNRRALLATGGGQHAIFLFQDEQDAKKEQKENVPASPSGGSSKKEKTADTVKESDENKKEDKPEPKAEKSGKAGKPAAKKGKKA
- the LOC6506644 gene encoding histone acetyltransferase KAT2A, with product MSGGPSITLKSQPIDGNNTGNAAAQQQAAAANGASGSGSSGTPNGSGTGAGTGAGASNAPAEGTRQNSLQRIQQRKQKVFNLPVPQKLAKLSMYSACQAEGCRCTGWKTPQENRHRDVESSYCPEFNEECRNSSCRHSLRTHIAHLDNISSSNMDELLGAIIDMENLFMSMQRVEDEDTKKVYLYLFRLLRQCVLTRQQAVIRGPLGDPPFESPCITKAVLSLVFYKYNHLSPTELQTMTEVAKTFLNFLNHYNFESPSTRRGDLTHEDASNYKINYTRWLVFCHVPAFCNSLRQFETSLVFGRTLLRTVYQYMSQQLKKKCISERDRFPEDKRSIITQMPKFLEALRAELLKDDSPIWDPNYRPPNSFVIQQRKRHQEVTPSVAGVSAVSLGTSKRSSVGEPLHKRPKKESLERSTTSESVDDLPTDVVMRAMKSVSESKTTNKSEILFPVNVSRDENVKAEEQKRAIEFHVVGNSLTKPVDKQTELWLLGLQLVFAYQLPEMPREYISQLVFDTKHKTLALIKENQPIGGICFRPFPSQGFTEIVFCAVTMSEQVKGYGTHLMNHLKDYSIQRGIKHLLTFADCDAIGYFKKQGFSKDIKLARPVYAGYIKEYDSATLMHCELHPSIVNTQFIAVIRNQSEILKELIAQRHNEVQKVRPGLTCFKEGLPSIPVESIPGLREIGWKPQVRPARSSRPLEESSDPEKLATSFASVLQSVRQHTTAWPFLRPVTAAEVPDYYDHIKYPMDLKTMGERLKKGYYQTRRLFMADMARIFLNCRFYNSPDTEYYRCANSLERYYQTKMRELGLWDK
- the LOC6493302 gene encoding uncharacterized protein LOC6493302, whose protein sequence is MSLNGSIVDVEERLDNFIVRKNAKKADFSKPGPAVHENVPLILRHLLRVTSCPEREKVFLTANHRLDAIHFSTCIVYALVVGHGNHNNSFYKYLIDDGTGCLEASFPKNTAKRAAMASLANEARAVGSYEKYKDISACLLRLLEAVNEYTDPTLIKRGIYVCLRGKPNIFRETVGLDVFSFVIDQNKCRELEIGFADHLIEWHEKVQPNN
- the LOC6506643 gene encoding eukaryotic translation initiation factor 2 subunit 2 isoform X1 encodes the protein MEEDVSIKIQLKTNKRDLNLLENIHTFVGTCAKVYTYGFDPTLLKKKKKKKTTFDLDAALGLEDDSKKEEAKNEGAAETGAAELEDNLDLESFGKKKKKKKKPFNMDEIEAAVPSFGGDDAAAAEEPEEEEINLDMDFSMAKKKKKRQKKDLDELFADKLDDDKTDDKENVEDNSSTWAGSDRDYTYDELLKRVFEIILDKNPDMAAGRKPKFVMRPPQVLRVGTKKTSFANFMDIAKTLHRLPKHLLDFLLAELGTSGSMDGNQQLIIKGRFQPKQIENVLRRYIKEYVTCHTCRSPETILQKDTRLFFLQCESCGSRCSVASIKSGFQAVTGKRAAIRAKTT
- the LOC6506643 gene encoding eukaryotic translation initiation factor 2 subunit 2 isoform X2; this encodes MEEDGFDPTLLKKKKKKKTTFDLDAALGLEDDSKKEEAKNEGAAETGAAELEDNLDLESFGKKKKKKKKPFNMDEIEAAVPSFGGDDAAAAEEPEEEEINLDMDFSMAKKKKKRQKKDLDELFADKLDDDKTDDKENVEDNSSTWAGSDRDYTYDELLKRVFEIILDKNPDMAAGRKPKFVMRPPQVLRVGTKKTSFANFMDIAKTLHRLPKHLLDFLLAELGTSGSMDGNQQLIIKGRFQPKQIENVLRRYIKEYVTCHTCRSPETILQKDTRLFFLQCESCGSRCSVASIKSGFQAVTGKRAAIRAKTT